One Corvus cornix cornix isolate S_Up_H32 chromosome 10, ASM73873v5, whole genome shotgun sequence genomic region harbors:
- the ZNF710 gene encoding zinc finger protein 710 isoform X1 — protein sequence MSGLELGTCHWQRGHRQVCLCNAPRGKRMGSHDSIGRRQEMNRFSECGTQTDAVVVLSLAQAAVLGLVSDNELLGATITPTGFFPGLAGEQLDNGTMEPGEPEGEEQVPGDGQDEDTLEAESSLEKHARRRKRPPVRLVPKVKSEKAEVEAEPPYNASIPGDEEGEGQHGHPPQPPESAVQSGAMKMIDLGTFSRKPRRLRHLRRHRELEGTERRHRGSDLASSTVGAPQTVGTFEEGAPSPGEAEAPVPASPEQVKSEQGCGWQEPGELEAAGGTSEHSRKAQLDRLDINVQIDDSYLVEAGDRQKRWQCRMCEKSYTSKYNLVTHILGHNGIKPHSCPHCNKLFKQPSHLQTHLLTHQGTRPHKCGVCSKAFTQTSHLKRHMLLHTDIKPYSCRFCGRGFAYPSELKAHEVKHESGRCHVCVECGLDFSTLTQLKRHLATHQGPTLYQCLECSKSFHYRSQLQNHMLKHQNVRPFVCTECGMEFSQIHHLKQHSLTHKVGAKGPLGCCPHRAQRRCASAGCGCWRRGVVQCPQSWEEGVKEFKCEVCGREFTLQANMKRHMLIHTSVRPYQCHICFKTFVQKQTLKTHMIVHSPVKPFKCKVCGKSFNRMYNLLGHMHLHAGSKPFKCPYCSSKFNLKGNLSRHMKVKHGVMDISLDSQDAMMELAGADHAELDGQQEMEDFEEENSYGYGAVGNPPDEHTLAEQAMKEMAYYNML from the exons ATGAGTGGACTGGAGCTCGGCACTTGCCACTGGCAGAGGGGACATCGGCAAGTGTGTCTGTGCAATGCCCCACGTGGGAAAAGGATGGGCAG CCATGACAGCATAGGCCGGCGGCAAGAGATGAATCGGTTCAGCGAGTGCGGGACGCAGACGGACGCGGTGGTggtgctgtccctggcacaggctgcgGTCCTGGGCCTGGTGTCCGATAATGAGCTGCTCGGGGCCACCATCACCCCTACTGGCTTCTTCCCggggctggctggggagcaACTGGACAATGGCACCATGGAGCCTGGGGAGCCTGAGGGTGAGGAGCAGGTGCCTGGGGATGGGCAGGATGAAGACACCCTGGAGGCAGAATCCTCCCTGGAGAAGCATGCCCGGAGGAGGAAGAGGCCGCCTGTGAGGCTGGTGCCCAAGGTCAAGAGTGAGAAGGCAGAGGTGGAGGCTGAGCCACCATACAATGCGTCCATCCCTGGGGACGAGGAAGGCGAGGGGCAGCATGGCCATCCGCCCCAGCCCCCAGAGTCGGCGGTGCAGAGCGGTGCCATGAAGATGATCGACCTGGGCACCTTCAGCAGGAAGCCCCGACGCCTGCGGCACCTGCGCCGGCATCGGGAGCTGGAGGGCACCGAGCGCCGGCACAGGGGCAGTGACCtggccagcagcactgtgggggCCCCACAAACCGTGGGCACCTTCGAGGAGGGCGCCCCATCCCCTGGTGAAGCAGAGGCCCCTGTGCCAGCATCCCCTGAGCAGGTGAAGagtgagcagggctgtggctggcaGGAGCCGGGGGAGCTGGAGGCGGCCGGCGGCACCAGTGAGCACAGCAGGAAGGCGCAGCTGGACCGGCTGGACATCAACGTGCAGATCGATGACTCCTACCTGGTGGAGGCAGGGGACCGCCAGAAGCGCTGGCAGTGCCGCATGTGCGAGAAGTCCTACACCTCCAAGTACAACCTGGTGACCCACATCCTGGGCCACAACGGCATCAAGCCCCACTCGTGCCCACACTGCAACAAGCTGTTCAAGCAGCCCAGCCACCTGCAGACCCACCTGCTGACCCACCAGGGCACACGGCCCCACAAGTGCGGGGTGTGCAGCAAAGCCTTCACTCAGACCAGCCACCTGAAGCGGCACATGCTGCTGCACACCGACATCAAGCCCTACAGCTGCCGCTTCTGTGGCCGCGGCTTCGCCTACCCCAGCGAGCTGAAGGCGCATGAGGTGAAGCACGAGAGTGGGCGCTGCCACGTGTGCGTGGAGTGCGGGCTGGACTTCTCCACGCTCACCCAGCTGAAGCGGCACCTGGCCACGCACCAGGGCCCCACACTCTACCAGTGCCTGGAGTGCAGCAAGTCCTTCCACTACCGCAGCCAGCTGCAGAACCACATGCTGAAGCACCAGAATGTCCGGCCCTTTGTCTGCACCGAGTGTGGGATGGAGTTCAGCCAGATCCACCACCTCAAGCAGCACTCGCTCACGCACAAGGTAGGGGCTAAGGGTCCTCTGGGGTGCTGCCCTCATCGTGCCCAGAGGAGATGTGCCAGCGCTGGATGTGGGTGCTGGCGGAGAGGAGTGGTCCAGTGCCCCCAGTCTTGGGAGGAG GGCGTGAAGGAGTTCAAGTGCGAGGTGTGCGGGCGGGAGTTCACGCTCCAGGCCAACATGAAGCGGCACATGCTGATCCACACCAGTGTCCGGCCCTACCAGTGCCACATTTGCTTCAAGACCTTTGTGCAGAAGCAGACGCTCAAGACCCACATGATTGTGCACTCACCGGTGAAGCCGTTCAAGTGCAAG GTCTGCGGCAAGTCCTTCAACCGCATGTACAACCTGCTGGGACACATGCACCTGCATGCTGGCAGCAAGCCCTTCAAGTGTCCCTACTGCTCCAGCAAGTTCAACCTGAAGGGCAACCTCAGCCGGCACATGAAGGTCAAGCATGGGGTGATGGACATCAGCCTGGACAGCCAAG ATGCCATGAtggagctggctggggctgACCACGCCGAGCTGGATGGCCAGCAGGAGATGGAGGACTTCGAGGAGGAGAACTCTTATGGCTACGGGGCTGTGGGCAACCCCCCAGACGAGCACACGCTGGCCGAGCAGGCCATGAAGGAGATGGCCTACTACAACATGTTGTAG
- the ZNF710 gene encoding zinc finger protein 710 isoform X2, whose amino-acid sequence MSGLELGTCHWQRGHRQVCLCNAPRGKRMGSHDSIGRRQEMNRFSECGTQTDAVVVLSLAQAAVLGLVSDNELLGATITPTGFFPGLAGEQLDNGTMEPGEPEGEEQVPGDGQDEDTLEAESSLEKHARRRKRPPVRLVPKVKSEKAEVEAEPPYNASIPGDEEGEGQHGHPPQPPESAVQSGAMKMIDLGTFSRKPRRLRHLRRHRELEGTERRHRGSDLASSTVGAPQTVGTFEEGAPSPGEAEAPVPASPEQVKSEQGCGWQEPGELEAAGGTSEHSRKAQLDRLDINVQIDDSYLVEAGDRQKRWQCRMCEKSYTSKYNLVTHILGHNGIKPHSCPHCNKLFKQPSHLQTHLLTHQGTRPHKCGVCSKAFTQTSHLKRHMLLHTDIKPYSCRFCGRGFAYPSELKAHEVKHESGRCHVCVECGLDFSTLTQLKRHLATHQGPTLYQCLECSKSFHYRSQLQNHMLKHQNVRPFVCTECGMEFSQIHHLKQHSLTHKGVKEFKCEVCGREFTLQANMKRHMLIHTSVRPYQCHICFKTFVQKQTLKTHMIVHSPVKPFKCKVCGKSFNRMYNLLGHMHLHAGSKPFKCPYCSSKFNLKGNLSRHMKVKHGVMDISLDSQDAMMELAGADHAELDGQQEMEDFEEENSYGYGAVGNPPDEHTLAEQAMKEMAYYNML is encoded by the exons ATGAGTGGACTGGAGCTCGGCACTTGCCACTGGCAGAGGGGACATCGGCAAGTGTGTCTGTGCAATGCCCCACGTGGGAAAAGGATGGGCAG CCATGACAGCATAGGCCGGCGGCAAGAGATGAATCGGTTCAGCGAGTGCGGGACGCAGACGGACGCGGTGGTggtgctgtccctggcacaggctgcgGTCCTGGGCCTGGTGTCCGATAATGAGCTGCTCGGGGCCACCATCACCCCTACTGGCTTCTTCCCggggctggctggggagcaACTGGACAATGGCACCATGGAGCCTGGGGAGCCTGAGGGTGAGGAGCAGGTGCCTGGGGATGGGCAGGATGAAGACACCCTGGAGGCAGAATCCTCCCTGGAGAAGCATGCCCGGAGGAGGAAGAGGCCGCCTGTGAGGCTGGTGCCCAAGGTCAAGAGTGAGAAGGCAGAGGTGGAGGCTGAGCCACCATACAATGCGTCCATCCCTGGGGACGAGGAAGGCGAGGGGCAGCATGGCCATCCGCCCCAGCCCCCAGAGTCGGCGGTGCAGAGCGGTGCCATGAAGATGATCGACCTGGGCACCTTCAGCAGGAAGCCCCGACGCCTGCGGCACCTGCGCCGGCATCGGGAGCTGGAGGGCACCGAGCGCCGGCACAGGGGCAGTGACCtggccagcagcactgtgggggCCCCACAAACCGTGGGCACCTTCGAGGAGGGCGCCCCATCCCCTGGTGAAGCAGAGGCCCCTGTGCCAGCATCCCCTGAGCAGGTGAAGagtgagcagggctgtggctggcaGGAGCCGGGGGAGCTGGAGGCGGCCGGCGGCACCAGTGAGCACAGCAGGAAGGCGCAGCTGGACCGGCTGGACATCAACGTGCAGATCGATGACTCCTACCTGGTGGAGGCAGGGGACCGCCAGAAGCGCTGGCAGTGCCGCATGTGCGAGAAGTCCTACACCTCCAAGTACAACCTGGTGACCCACATCCTGGGCCACAACGGCATCAAGCCCCACTCGTGCCCACACTGCAACAAGCTGTTCAAGCAGCCCAGCCACCTGCAGACCCACCTGCTGACCCACCAGGGCACACGGCCCCACAAGTGCGGGGTGTGCAGCAAAGCCTTCACTCAGACCAGCCACCTGAAGCGGCACATGCTGCTGCACACCGACATCAAGCCCTACAGCTGCCGCTTCTGTGGCCGCGGCTTCGCCTACCCCAGCGAGCTGAAGGCGCATGAGGTGAAGCACGAGAGTGGGCGCTGCCACGTGTGCGTGGAGTGCGGGCTGGACTTCTCCACGCTCACCCAGCTGAAGCGGCACCTGGCCACGCACCAGGGCCCCACACTCTACCAGTGCCTGGAGTGCAGCAAGTCCTTCCACTACCGCAGCCAGCTGCAGAACCACATGCTGAAGCACCAGAATGTCCGGCCCTTTGTCTGCACCGAGTGTGGGATGGAGTTCAGCCAGATCCACCACCTCAAGCAGCACTCGCTCACGCACAAG GGCGTGAAGGAGTTCAAGTGCGAGGTGTGCGGGCGGGAGTTCACGCTCCAGGCCAACATGAAGCGGCACATGCTGATCCACACCAGTGTCCGGCCCTACCAGTGCCACATTTGCTTCAAGACCTTTGTGCAGAAGCAGACGCTCAAGACCCACATGATTGTGCACTCACCGGTGAAGCCGTTCAAGTGCAAG GTCTGCGGCAAGTCCTTCAACCGCATGTACAACCTGCTGGGACACATGCACCTGCATGCTGGCAGCAAGCCCTTCAAGTGTCCCTACTGCTCCAGCAAGTTCAACCTGAAGGGCAACCTCAGCCGGCACATGAAGGTCAAGCATGGGGTGATGGACATCAGCCTGGACAGCCAAG ATGCCATGAtggagctggctggggctgACCACGCCGAGCTGGATGGCCAGCAGGAGATGGAGGACTTCGAGGAGGAGAACTCTTATGGCTACGGGGCTGTGGGCAACCCCCCAGACGAGCACACGCTGGCCGAGCAGGCCATGAAGGAGATGGCCTACTACAACATGTTGTAG
- the ZNF710 gene encoding zinc finger protein 710 isoform X3 encodes MNRFSECGTQTDAVVVLSLAQAAVLGLVSDNELLGATITPTGFFPGLAGEQLDNGTMEPGEPEGEEQVPGDGQDEDTLEAESSLEKHARRRKRPPVRLVPKVKSEKAEVEAEPPYNASIPGDEEGEGQHGHPPQPPESAVQSGAMKMIDLGTFSRKPRRLRHLRRHRELEGTERRHRGSDLASSTVGAPQTVGTFEEGAPSPGEAEAPVPASPEQVKSEQGCGWQEPGELEAAGGTSEHSRKAQLDRLDINVQIDDSYLVEAGDRQKRWQCRMCEKSYTSKYNLVTHILGHNGIKPHSCPHCNKLFKQPSHLQTHLLTHQGTRPHKCGVCSKAFTQTSHLKRHMLLHTDIKPYSCRFCGRGFAYPSELKAHEVKHESGRCHVCVECGLDFSTLTQLKRHLATHQGPTLYQCLECSKSFHYRSQLQNHMLKHQNVRPFVCTECGMEFSQIHHLKQHSLTHKVGAKGPLGCCPHRAQRRCASAGCGCWRRGVVQCPQSWEEGVKEFKCEVCGREFTLQANMKRHMLIHTSVRPYQCHICFKTFVQKQTLKTHMIVHSPVKPFKCKVCGKSFNRMYNLLGHMHLHAGSKPFKCPYCSSKFNLKGNLSRHMKVKHGVMDISLDSQDAMMELAGADHAELDGQQEMEDFEEENSYGYGAVGNPPDEHTLAEQAMKEMAYYNML; translated from the exons ATGAATCGGTTCAGCGAGTGCGGGACGCAGACGGACGCGGTGGTggtgctgtccctggcacaggctgcgGTCCTGGGCCTGGTGTCCGATAATGAGCTGCTCGGGGCCACCATCACCCCTACTGGCTTCTTCCCggggctggctggggagcaACTGGACAATGGCACCATGGAGCCTGGGGAGCCTGAGGGTGAGGAGCAGGTGCCTGGGGATGGGCAGGATGAAGACACCCTGGAGGCAGAATCCTCCCTGGAGAAGCATGCCCGGAGGAGGAAGAGGCCGCCTGTGAGGCTGGTGCCCAAGGTCAAGAGTGAGAAGGCAGAGGTGGAGGCTGAGCCACCATACAATGCGTCCATCCCTGGGGACGAGGAAGGCGAGGGGCAGCATGGCCATCCGCCCCAGCCCCCAGAGTCGGCGGTGCAGAGCGGTGCCATGAAGATGATCGACCTGGGCACCTTCAGCAGGAAGCCCCGACGCCTGCGGCACCTGCGCCGGCATCGGGAGCTGGAGGGCACCGAGCGCCGGCACAGGGGCAGTGACCtggccagcagcactgtgggggCCCCACAAACCGTGGGCACCTTCGAGGAGGGCGCCCCATCCCCTGGTGAAGCAGAGGCCCCTGTGCCAGCATCCCCTGAGCAGGTGAAGagtgagcagggctgtggctggcaGGAGCCGGGGGAGCTGGAGGCGGCCGGCGGCACCAGTGAGCACAGCAGGAAGGCGCAGCTGGACCGGCTGGACATCAACGTGCAGATCGATGACTCCTACCTGGTGGAGGCAGGGGACCGCCAGAAGCGCTGGCAGTGCCGCATGTGCGAGAAGTCCTACACCTCCAAGTACAACCTGGTGACCCACATCCTGGGCCACAACGGCATCAAGCCCCACTCGTGCCCACACTGCAACAAGCTGTTCAAGCAGCCCAGCCACCTGCAGACCCACCTGCTGACCCACCAGGGCACACGGCCCCACAAGTGCGGGGTGTGCAGCAAAGCCTTCACTCAGACCAGCCACCTGAAGCGGCACATGCTGCTGCACACCGACATCAAGCCCTACAGCTGCCGCTTCTGTGGCCGCGGCTTCGCCTACCCCAGCGAGCTGAAGGCGCATGAGGTGAAGCACGAGAGTGGGCGCTGCCACGTGTGCGTGGAGTGCGGGCTGGACTTCTCCACGCTCACCCAGCTGAAGCGGCACCTGGCCACGCACCAGGGCCCCACACTCTACCAGTGCCTGGAGTGCAGCAAGTCCTTCCACTACCGCAGCCAGCTGCAGAACCACATGCTGAAGCACCAGAATGTCCGGCCCTTTGTCTGCACCGAGTGTGGGATGGAGTTCAGCCAGATCCACCACCTCAAGCAGCACTCGCTCACGCACAAGGTAGGGGCTAAGGGTCCTCTGGGGTGCTGCCCTCATCGTGCCCAGAGGAGATGTGCCAGCGCTGGATGTGGGTGCTGGCGGAGAGGAGTGGTCCAGTGCCCCCAGTCTTGGGAGGAG GGCGTGAAGGAGTTCAAGTGCGAGGTGTGCGGGCGGGAGTTCACGCTCCAGGCCAACATGAAGCGGCACATGCTGATCCACACCAGTGTCCGGCCCTACCAGTGCCACATTTGCTTCAAGACCTTTGTGCAGAAGCAGACGCTCAAGACCCACATGATTGTGCACTCACCGGTGAAGCCGTTCAAGTGCAAG GTCTGCGGCAAGTCCTTCAACCGCATGTACAACCTGCTGGGACACATGCACCTGCATGCTGGCAGCAAGCCCTTCAAGTGTCCCTACTGCTCCAGCAAGTTCAACCTGAAGGGCAACCTCAGCCGGCACATGAAGGTCAAGCATGGGGTGATGGACATCAGCCTGGACAGCCAAG ATGCCATGAtggagctggctggggctgACCACGCCGAGCTGGATGGCCAGCAGGAGATGGAGGACTTCGAGGAGGAGAACTCTTATGGCTACGGGGCTGTGGGCAACCCCCCAGACGAGCACACGCTGGCCGAGCAGGCCATGAAGGAGATGGCCTACTACAACATGTTGTAG
- the IDH2 gene encoding isocitrate dehydrogenase [NADP], mitochondrial, whose product MAARYLRAAPALSRLSRCPLPAAGVEQRRHYADKRIKVANPVVEMDGDEMTRIIWAFIKEKLILPNVDVQLKYFDLGLPHRDKTDDQVTIDSALATQKYSVAVKCATITPDEARVEEFKLKKMWKSPNGTIRNILGGTVFREPIICKNIPRLVPGWTKPITIGRHAHGDQYKATDFVVSKSGTFKMVFTPKDGSGSKEWEVFNFPGGGVGMGMYNTDESISGFAHSCFQYAVQKKWPLYMSTKNTILKAYDGRFKDIFQEIFDKHYKTEFDKLKIWYEHRLIDDMVAQMLKSSGGFVWACKNYDGDVQSDILAQGFGSLGLMTSVLVCPDGKTIEAEAAHGTVTRHYREHQKGRPTSTNPIASIFAWTRGLEHRGKLDSNPDLVKFAQTLEKVCVDTVESGTMTKDLAGCIHGLPNVKLNEHFVNTTDFLDAIKNNLDKALGKK is encoded by the exons ATGGCCGCCCGTTACCTCCGCGCTGCCCCGGCGCTCAGCCGCCTGTCCCGCtgcccgctccccgccgccggcGTGGAGCAGCGCCGGCACT ATGCCGACAAGCGGATCAAGGTGGCAAACCCGGTGGTGGAGATGGACGGAGATGAGATGACACGAATCATCTGGGCCTTCATTAAGGAGAAG CTCATCCTGCCCAACGTGGATGTCCAGCTAAAATACTTTGACCTGGGGCTGCCACACCGGGACAAGACAGATGACCAGGTCACCATTGACTCAGCGCTGGCCACCCAGAAGTACAGCGTGGCTGTCAAGTGTGCCACCATCACGCCCGATGAAGCCAGGGTGGAAG AGTTCAAGCTGAAGAAGATGTGGAAGAGCCCCAATGGCACCATCCGAAACATCCTGGGGGGGACGGTGTTCCGGGAGCCCATCATCTGCAAGAACATTCCTCGTCTGGTGCCCGGCTGGACTAAGCCCATCACCATTGGCCGCCATGCCCACGGTGACCAG TACAAAGCCACCGACTTTGTCGTGAGCAAGTCTGGGACGTTCAAGATGGTTTTCACGCCGAAGGACGGCAGCGGGTCCAAGGAGTGGGAGGTGTTCAACTTCCCCGGCGGCGGCGTGGGCATGGGCATGTACAACACGGACGAG TCCATCTCTGGCTTTGCGCACAGCTGCTTCCAGTATGCTGTCCAGAAGAAGTGGCCGCTCTACATGAGCACTAAGAACACCATCCTCAAGGCCTACGACGGGCGCTTCAAGGACATCTTCCAGGAGATCTTCGATAA GCATTACAAGACGGAGTTTGACAAGCTAAAGATCTGGTACGAGCACCGGCTCATCGACGACATGGTTGCCCAGATGTTGAAATCCTCCGGCGGCTTTGTCTGGGCCTGCAAGAACTACGACGGGGATGTCCAGTCCGACATCCTGGCCCAAG GGTTCGGCTCCCTGGGGTTGATGACCTCTGTCCTGGTGTGTCCGGATGGGAAGACCATCGAGGCTGAGGCTGCCCATGGCACTGTCACCCGCCACTACCGGGAGCACCAGAAG GGACGACCGACCAGCACCAACCCCATTGCCAGCATCTTCGCCTGGACGCGTGGCCTGGAGCACCGGGGCAAGCTGGACAGTAACCCTGACCTCGTCAA GTTTGCGCAGACACTGGAGAAGGTTTGTGTGGACACAGTGGAGAGCGGGACGATGACAAAAGACCTTGCTGGCTGCATCCACGGCCTTCCCAA TGTGAAGCTGAATGAGCACTTTGTGAACACCACTGACTTCCTCGATGCCATCAAGAACAACCTGGACAAGGCTCTGGGCAAGAAATAG